One region of Nitrospira sp. genomic DNA includes:
- the hemL gene encoding glutamate-1-semialdehyde 2,1-aminomutase has translation MKTQRSEQLFADAQLIIPGGVNSPVRAFRSVGGQPRFIARAKGSRLYDVDGNSYIDYVLSWGPMILGHAPTTVTKAIQQAAGNGTSYGAPTELEIQLATMIREALPSMELVRLVSSGTEAVMSAIRVARAYTKRDGILKFEGCYHGHSDYLLAKAGSGLTTLGIPDCPGVPEDFTKHTLTAPYNDLATTEKLIKKHYRQLACVIVEPIAGNMGVIPPSPEFLHGLRKLTDAHGMLLVFDEVISGFRVQYGGAQTLYDIKPDLTILGKIIGGGLPVGAYGGAKDIMKMIAPSGPVYQAGTLSGNPLAVTAGIETLKRLKKPGTYEQLEQRSVALSEGLGNAARKAGIALTQTRVSSMMCAFFTQGPVTDWASAKKADTKAYAKFFHQMLDSGIYLAPSQFEAAFMSVAHTPKDIDRTISAAQAAFKNL, from the coding sequence ATGAAAACACAACGATCGGAACAACTCTTCGCTGACGCGCAACTCATCATTCCCGGCGGGGTGAACAGCCCGGTTCGGGCTTTTCGCTCTGTGGGCGGGCAGCCTCGTTTCATCGCACGCGCCAAAGGCTCACGACTCTACGACGTCGATGGGAACAGCTACATCGACTACGTCCTGTCCTGGGGACCCATGATCCTCGGCCATGCGCCGACCACCGTCACCAAGGCGATTCAACAGGCCGCCGGAAATGGTACCAGCTATGGCGCGCCGACTGAGTTGGAGATTCAACTGGCCACGATGATTCGCGAGGCCCTGCCGTCCATGGAGTTGGTGCGTCTGGTGAGTTCAGGCACCGAAGCGGTCATGAGCGCCATTCGCGTCGCTCGCGCCTACACAAAACGCGACGGCATCCTGAAATTCGAAGGGTGTTATCACGGCCACAGCGACTACCTACTGGCCAAGGCAGGGTCAGGCCTCACGACACTCGGTATTCCCGACTGCCCCGGTGTGCCGGAAGACTTCACCAAGCACACGTTGACCGCGCCCTATAACGACCTGGCCACCACGGAAAAGCTGATCAAGAAACATTACCGCCAGCTCGCCTGCGTCATTGTCGAGCCGATCGCCGGGAACATGGGCGTGATTCCGCCCTCGCCGGAATTCCTGCACGGACTCCGCAAACTGACCGATGCCCACGGCATGTTGCTGGTGTTCGACGAGGTCATCTCGGGATTCCGCGTGCAATACGGCGGCGCGCAAACGCTGTACGACATCAAGCCTGATCTGACGATCCTGGGGAAAATTATCGGTGGAGGACTTCCGGTAGGCGCCTACGGCGGCGCGAAGGACATCATGAAGATGATTGCCCCGTCCGGACCGGTTTATCAGGCAGGCACGTTGTCAGGAAATCCGCTGGCCGTCACGGCCGGCATCGAAACGCTGAAGCGCCTCAAGAAACCCGGCACCTACGAACAGCTCGAACAACGGTCGGTGGCCCTGTCTGAGGGATTGGGAAATGCCGCACGAAAAGCTGGGATTGCTCTCACGCAAACCCGCGTCAGTTCGATGATGTGCGCGTTCTTCACCCAGGGGCCGGTCACGGATTGGGCGTCAGCCAAGAAAGCCGACACGAAGGCCTACGCGAAGTTCTTTCACCAGATGCTGGACTCCGGAATCTACCTGGCCCCGTCACAGTTCGAGGCCGCGTTCATGTCGGTGGCCCATACGCCCAAAGACATCGACCGCACGATCAGCGCCGCCCAAGCCGCGTTCAAGAACCTCTGA
- a CDS encoding thermonuclease family protein, whose amino-acid sequence MLHRNERVSRLLSRFTLLFLVASPAPPGVAAVEESRSTLHTYTPAAANDPGPFHCHDCWGLKPEDRQPLPQHQTPRYRRGHHERGPRPHKNPFAKKSRFHSKGLRSLPRHTLSVGSFERTVEPWQVRTIDGDTIRYGTDRIRIRGYNAPELSEAGGREAALRLEQLMQEGIINIVPHGRDVYGRTLADVFVNGQNVAEVMTGEGFGRRG is encoded by the coding sequence ATGCTGCACAGAAACGAACGTGTTTCCCGCCTGCTCAGCCGGTTCACGCTGCTATTCTTAGTCGCCTCACCCGCCCCGCCAGGCGTCGCTGCCGTGGAAGAAAGCCGTTCCACGCTGCACACCTATACGCCTGCCGCCGCCAACGACCCCGGGCCATTCCACTGCCACGATTGTTGGGGGCTGAAACCGGAGGACCGTCAACCGCTACCTCAACATCAGACACCACGGTATCGGCGTGGGCACCATGAACGGGGACCGCGCCCGCATAAGAATCCCTTCGCAAAGAAGTCTCGCTTTCACAGCAAGGGACTCCGTTCCCTTCCCCGTCACACGCTGTCGGTGGGAAGTTTCGAGCGGACGGTGGAGCCCTGGCAAGTCCGCACCATCGATGGCGATACGATTCGCTACGGAACAGATCGCATCCGCATTCGCGGGTACAACGCGCCAGAATTGTCGGAAGCAGGCGGGCGAGAAGCTGCCCTTCGGCTGGAGCAACTGATGCAAGAAGGAATCATCAACATCGTCCCCCACGGCCGCGATGTCTACGGTCGCACCTTGGCCGATGTCTTCGTCAACGGGCAGAACGTGGCCGAGGTGATGACGGGGGAGGGGTTCGGAAGGAGGGGGTAA